In Sphingobacterium zeae, one genomic interval encodes:
- a CDS encoding lipopolysaccharide biosynthesis protein gives MSTIKKFLSDTFIYGITTIVSRMIGFLMTPLYLRKFKDAAVYGIYSNFYAWMSMLNAVLAFGMETTYFRYLQKVETQDRSKVYNNSFFITLVTSLILLLSVFVFTRPIAAWFADGGDVDLYERYIKYFAFILVADALAVIPFTKLRAEGRPYKYSALKFVNIGVTVISNLFFIYFLPDWVHQYSFWADFAGTWFKEGWIGYVFISNLFASVVTLILLLPELLTFRFSLDRKLLREMLTYSFPILVANISFIINENLDKMFFLKLLPGETGKDELGIYGAVAKLAVFLSLFVTAFRLGAEPFFFSYSKNQNASKTYALIMEYFVILMVIAMVGLTVNLDWLKYFIKGNESEVAVYWTGLKIVPILLFNYVLLGIYMNLSIWYKLTDQTRYALYISGIGALLTIMLNVWLIPVYSYVGAVLSTTVVYLVMIGFSLHWGQMYYPIPYKLIKIAIYLGVGLLISWMSFQVFHNNIWIGNGMLLLLLGVTFMLEKNRLMELLRRK, from the coding sequence GTGTCTACGATCAAAAAATTTCTCAGCGATACCTTCATCTATGGTATAACGACTATCGTTTCAAGAATGATAGGATTTTTGATGACTCCGCTTTATCTGCGAAAATTTAAAGATGCCGCAGTCTACGGTATCTATTCTAACTTTTATGCCTGGATGTCTATGTTAAATGCTGTGCTTGCATTTGGTATGGAAACGACATATTTTCGCTATTTGCAAAAAGTCGAAACGCAAGATAGATCCAAAGTTTACAATAATAGTTTCTTTATTACTTTAGTCACTTCGCTTATTCTATTATTATCTGTCTTTGTATTTACGCGGCCCATTGCAGCGTGGTTTGCAGATGGTGGTGATGTTGATCTGTATGAGCGATATATTAAATATTTCGCTTTTATTCTTGTTGCTGATGCGCTTGCTGTCATCCCATTTACAAAACTTCGCGCTGAGGGAAGGCCCTATAAATATAGCGCCCTGAAATTTGTTAATATTGGAGTTACGGTGATTTCAAACCTGTTCTTCATTTATTTCTTACCTGATTGGGTTCATCAGTATAGCTTTTGGGCTGATTTTGCCGGAACATGGTTTAAAGAAGGGTGGATTGGCTATGTCTTTATTTCCAATCTTTTCGCCAGCGTTGTTACATTAATTCTACTTCTGCCTGAATTACTAACTTTCCGATTTAGTCTAGATCGAAAGTTACTGCGTGAAATGTTAACGTATAGCTTCCCAATTTTAGTCGCTAATATTTCATTTATTATTAATGAGAATCTAGACAAAATGTTCTTTCTGAAATTGTTGCCAGGAGAGACTGGGAAAGACGAATTAGGTATATATGGTGCGGTTGCTAAATTGGCCGTATTTCTAAGCTTATTTGTTACGGCTTTTAGGCTAGGGGCAGAACCATTTTTCTTTTCGTATTCGAAAAATCAGAATGCATCGAAAACCTATGCACTCATCATGGAGTATTTTGTTATTTTGATGGTCATTGCAATGGTTGGACTAACAGTCAATCTCGATTGGCTTAAATACTTCATTAAGGGAAATGAATCGGAGGTTGCTGTTTACTGGACCGGACTCAAAATTGTGCCGATTCTACTGTTTAACTATGTCCTGCTAGGGATATATATGAACCTGTCAATTTGGTACAAGTTGACAGACCAGACACGATATGCACTTTATATTTCAGGAATAGGAGCTTTATTAACCATTATGCTGAATGTTTGGCTGATTCCGGTGTATTCCTATGTTGGGGCTGTTTTGTCTACGACAGTGGTGTACTTGGTGATGATTGGATTTTCACTCCACTGGGGTCAAATGTATTATCCTATACCTTATAAATTGATAAAAATTGCCATTTATCTTGGGGTAGGGCTTCTGATTTCCTGGATGAGCTTTCAAGTTTTTCATAATAACATCTGGATAGGCAATGGGATGCTATTGTTATTATTAGGTGTCACTTTTATGCTTGAAAAGAATAGGTTGATGGAGTTGTTACGAAGAAAATAG
- a CDS encoding nucleotide pyrophosphohydrolase, whose product MTIKEAQEVIDKWINSTGVRYFNELTNTAILMEEVGEVARIMARQYGEQSFKKSDKEVNLADEMADVLFVLMCLANQTGIDLTAALEQNLQKKSIRDADRHKNNEKLK is encoded by the coding sequence ATGACTATTAAAGAAGCACAAGAGGTTATTGACAAATGGATCAATAGTACCGGAGTACGTTATTTCAATGAGTTGACAAACACCGCTATACTCATGGAAGAAGTCGGTGAAGTTGCCCGAATAATGGCTCGGCAATACGGAGAACAATCTTTCAAAAAGTCAGACAAAGAAGTTAATTTAGCAGATGAAATGGCCGATGTATTATTCGTTTTGATGTGCCTTGCCAATCAAACGGGAATTGATCTAACAGCGGCTTTGGAACAAAATCTTCAAAAGAAATCAATTCGGGATGCCGACCGCCATAAAAACAACGAAAAACTTAAATAA
- the groL gene encoding chaperonin GroEL (60 kDa chaperone family; promotes refolding of misfolded polypeptides especially under stressful conditions; forms two stacked rings of heptamers to form a barrel-shaped 14mer; ends can be capped by GroES; misfolded proteins enter the barrel where they are refolded when GroES binds), with product MAKQVKYNVEAREALKKGVDTLANAVKVTLGPKGRNVIIEKKFGAPVITKDGVSVAKEIELKDALENMGAQMVKEVASKTADQAGDGTTTATVLAQAIVAPGIKSVAAGANPMDLKRGIDKAVATVVANLKSQSQEVGQDNNKIKQVATISANNDEVIGSLIAQAMEKVGNDGVITVEEAKGTETEVKTVEGMQFDRGYLSPYFVTNSDKMEAELDNPYILIYDKKISNMKELLPILEKQVQTGKPLLIIAEDLDGEALATLVVNKIRGSLKVAAVKAPGFGDRRKAMLEDIAILTGGTVISEERGFKLENAELSYLGQAEKVQVDKDNTTIINGSGNVEDIKARVAQIRSQIETTTSDYDREKLQERLAKLSGGVAVLYVGATTEVEMKEKKDRVDDALHATRAAVEEGIIAGGGVAFIRSTEALVNLKGDNEDEQIGIDIIKRAIEEPLRQICNNAGIEGAVIVQKVKEGTADFGYNARTDRYENLIAAGVIDPTKVSRVALENAASVASMLLTTECVLADEAEENPVGAGAPPMGGGMGGMM from the coding sequence ATGGCAAAACAAGTAAAATATAACGTTGAGGCTCGTGAAGCCCTTAAAAAAGGTGTAGATACCTTGGCAAATGCAGTTAAAGTAACATTAGGTCCTAAAGGACGTAACGTAATTATTGAGAAGAAATTTGGTGCTCCAGTAATTACTAAAGATGGTGTTTCGGTAGCGAAAGAAATCGAATTGAAAGACGCTTTAGAAAACATGGGTGCGCAAATGGTAAAAGAAGTAGCTTCCAAAACAGCTGATCAAGCTGGTGATGGTACAACTACTGCTACAGTATTAGCGCAAGCAATCGTTGCTCCAGGTATCAAATCTGTGGCTGCTGGTGCTAACCCAATGGATCTAAAACGTGGTATTGATAAAGCGGTTGCTACTGTAGTTGCCAACTTGAAATCACAATCTCAAGAAGTTGGTCAAGACAACAATAAAATCAAACAAGTTGCTACAATTTCAGCTAACAATGACGAAGTAATTGGTTCGTTAATTGCACAGGCAATGGAAAAAGTAGGTAACGATGGTGTTATCACTGTAGAAGAAGCTAAAGGTACTGAAACAGAAGTTAAAACTGTGGAAGGTATGCAATTTGACCGCGGTTATTTGTCACCATATTTTGTGACAAATTCCGATAAGATGGAAGCGGAATTGGATAATCCATATATTTTGATCTATGACAAGAAAATCAGCAACATGAAAGAATTGCTGCCTATCTTGGAGAAACAAGTTCAAACTGGCAAACCTTTGTTGATCATTGCTGAAGATCTAGATGGTGAGGCTTTGGCAACCTTAGTGGTTAATAAAATCCGTGGTTCTTTAAAAGTTGCAGCTGTCAAAGCACCAGGTTTCGGTGACCGTCGTAAAGCAATGTTAGAGGATATCGCGATCTTAACTGGTGGTACTGTTATCTCTGAAGAAAGAGGTTTCAAATTAGAAAATGCTGAGTTATCTTACTTAGGTCAAGCTGAAAAAGTTCAAGTTGACAAAGATAACACAACGATTATCAATGGTTCTGGTAATGTAGAGGATATTAAAGCACGTGTTGCTCAAATCCGTTCACAAATCGAAACAACAACTTCAGACTACGATCGCGAAAAACTACAAGAACGTTTAGCAAAATTGTCAGGTGGTGTAGCCGTGTTATATGTCGGTGCAACTACTGAGGTTGAAATGAAAGAGAAAAAAGACCGTGTTGATGATGCTTTACACGCAACTCGTGCAGCTGTTGAAGAAGGTATTATCGCTGGTGGTGGTGTTGCCTTCATTCGCTCAACTGAAGCTTTGGTAAACCTTAAAGGTGACAACGAAGATGAGCAAATCGGTATTGACATCATCAAGCGCGCTATCGAAGAGCCATTACGTCAGATCTGTAATAACGCTGGTATTGAAGGTGCAGTAATCGTTCAAAAAGTGAAAGAAGGAACTGCAGATTTCGGTTACAATGCACGTACAGACCGTTACGAAAACTTAATCGCTGCTGGTGTAATTGATCCAACTAAAGTATCTCGTGTAGCATTAGAAAATGCAGCTTCAGTTGCTTCAATGTTATTAACTACAGAGTGTGTATTGGCTGACGAAGCTGAAGAAAACCCTGTAGGTGCTGGTGCTCCTCCAATGGGTGGCGGCATGGGCGGAATGATGTAA
- a CDS encoding amidohydrolase family protein, producing MLKYLSANYILPISSMPIKDGIVAVDEEGVIQGIFDPTSFAPMDNGQVEKYKGVIIPGFINAHCHIELSHMKGIVAKGTGLPSFLSKVMTTRSASMKKIDEAMAKADREMYENGIVAVGDHANTDNSSKLKDDSKILYHTFVEVIGIEPDEADFKLKEAKSLIQEFRNGHVSITPHAPYSCSKVLFKKFKKVVPETNIISIHNQESEEENKLFRYKMGEFLDFYKSIGKNADTIKAQARNSIQSYLPYLPYPNKLLLVHNTYTSLKDFDFVERMGRDVTWCLCPKANLYIEGTLPKIQNFLNSGQRIVIGTDSLASNDTLSILDELKVLHAHFEDLDFLQTIQWATINGAIALNIQDEFGSLEVGKKPGVVLLQGMEHMRLTDDVKVKRLA from the coding sequence ATGTTAAAATATTTAAGCGCTAATTATATTCTACCGATTAGCTCGATGCCGATAAAAGATGGTATTGTTGCGGTAGATGAGGAGGGGGTAATTCAAGGTATCTTTGACCCAACGTCATTTGCACCTATGGATAATGGTCAGGTCGAGAAATACAAAGGGGTTATAATTCCGGGATTTATCAATGCGCATTGCCACATTGAATTGTCGCATATGAAAGGTATTGTTGCTAAAGGTACAGGGCTTCCAAGCTTTTTGAGTAAGGTGATGACAACGCGTTCGGCTTCGATGAAAAAAATAGATGAAGCGATGGCAAAAGCCGACAGAGAGATGTACGAGAATGGTATTGTCGCAGTCGGCGATCACGCTAATACGGATAATTCTTCAAAATTGAAGGACGATTCTAAAATCTTGTATCACACATTTGTAGAAGTGATCGGAATTGAGCCAGACGAAGCCGATTTTAAGTTGAAGGAGGCGAAATCACTGATCCAAGAGTTTAGGAATGGCCATGTGTCTATCACGCCACATGCCCCCTATTCTTGTTCTAAGGTGCTTTTTAAAAAATTCAAGAAAGTAGTTCCGGAAACAAACATTATCAGTATTCATAATCAGGAAAGTGAGGAAGAGAATAAGTTGTTCCGTTATAAAATGGGCGAATTCTTAGACTTTTATAAAAGTATCGGAAAAAATGCAGATACGATAAAAGCGCAGGCAAGAAATTCAATTCAATCTTATCTGCCTTATTTGCCTTACCCAAATAAATTGTTGTTGGTTCATAATACCTATACGTCTTTAAAAGATTTTGATTTTGTTGAGCGTATGGGTCGTGACGTCACGTGGTGTTTATGTCCGAAAGCTAACCTTTATATTGAGGGGACTCTACCTAAAATACAGAACTTTTTAAATTCGGGACAACGTATTGTGATCGGAACCGATAGTTTAGCTTCCAACGATACCTTGTCCATTCTGGACGAATTAAAGGTTTTACATGCACACTTCGAGGATCTTGATTTCTTACAAACTATCCAATGGGCTACGATTAATGGTGCTATAGCGTTAAATATTCAGGACGAATTTGGATCATTGGAGGTCGGTAAAAAGCCAGGTGTTGTATTGCTGCAAGGCATGGAACATATGCGCTTAACTGATGATGTGAAGGTAAAACGCTTAGCCTAG
- a CDS encoding acylphosphatase gives MKHLNISIRGKVQRVFFRLTTKAVADQVGVKGFVVNLKDGSVYIEAEGDEFSLDSLLEFCKEGPEGAVVESVEIEEGEVKGFSNFEVVKRVQS, from the coding sequence ATGAAACATTTGAATATTTCAATAAGAGGTAAAGTACAACGAGTCTTTTTTCGATTAACAACTAAGGCAGTTGCTGATCAAGTTGGTGTGAAGGGCTTTGTGGTCAATTTAAAAGACGGTTCTGTCTATATTGAGGCTGAGGGTGACGAATTTTCTCTTGATTCACTTTTGGAGTTCTGCAAGGAAGGTCCAGAGGGTGCGGTTGTGGAAAGTGTAGAAATAGAGGAAGGCGAAGTGAAAGGCTTTTCCAATTTTGAAGTAGTTAAAAGAGTTCAATCCTAA
- the dtd gene encoding D-aminoacyl-tRNA deacylase, whose protein sequence is MRAVIQRVTKASCTVDNQITGQIQKGLMILLGVEEADTTEDLKWLGQKFINLRIFEDEQGMMNKSIQDVDGNILLVSQFTLFAQTKKGNRPSFIRAAKPDKAKPMYEEMALLLSQLLQKEVQLGIFGADMKIDLLNDGPVTIVMDTKDKDNF, encoded by the coding sequence ATGCGCGCAGTTATACAACGAGTTACCAAAGCTTCTTGTACCGTAGATAATCAGATAACAGGCCAGATCCAGAAGGGTCTAATGATTTTATTAGGAGTTGAAGAAGCAGATACAACGGAAGATCTGAAATGGTTAGGACAAAAATTCATCAACTTACGCATCTTCGAGGATGAACAGGGTATGATGAATAAGTCGATACAAGATGTAGACGGAAATATCTTACTCGTCTCACAATTCACGCTCTTTGCTCAAACAAAAAAAGGAAACAGGCCTTCCTTTATCAGAGCAGCAAAACCGGATAAAGCCAAACCAATGTATGAAGAGATGGCTTTACTGCTAAGTCAATTGCTCCAAAAAGAGGTTCAGCTTGGCATATTCGGAGCCGATATGAAAATTGACCTACTGAATGATGGTCCAGTGACCATCGTTATGGACACAAAAGATAAGGACAACTTTTAA
- the ggt gene encoding gamma-glutamyltransferase: MHKFITYSLIASVFIASCTTKQRLNSSVEKPSTFNKAAVVTAHPLASEVGVKILKQGGNAIDAAVAVQFALAVVYPNAGNIGGGGFMLYRDHRGNLDALDFREKAPLKASRDMYLDAKGNVIPELSLYSQLASGIPGSVAGMWEAHRKYGKLQWKDLLLPAIQLAKTGFKISQRQANEFESHKERFVKLNPAGAAIIKTTVWRAGDLFSQEELAKTLERIAIEGRDGFYKGKTADFIVAEMGKGKGIINHQDLLDYQALWRTPISTNYRGHRVISMPPPSSGGTSLLALLKSVEQFPLQRWGFQTDSTIRVIVEAERYVYANRAKYLGDPDFIKVPIQQLIDSASNAHKLHSFNFHKATSSKDVNADVIPGYESEQTTHFNIVDEQGNAVSITTTLNDSYGSGVFVEGAGFLLNNEMDDFSVKTGVPNMYGLTGEKANEIQPGKRMLSSMTPTIVEKDGKLFMVVGTPGGSTIITSVFQTILNVIDFRQNAQSAVSLPRFHHQWLPDRIDVENNAIDVNLRDQLTKDGYTINPRGTIGRVENILVLPNGKLQTGADPRGDDTAKGY; the protein is encoded by the coding sequence ATGCATAAATTCATAACCTATTCGCTCATAGCTAGCGTTTTCATTGCCTCTTGTACAACAAAACAACGGCTAAATTCCAGCGTTGAGAAACCCAGTACATTTAATAAGGCGGCCGTTGTCACAGCACATCCTTTGGCTTCAGAAGTCGGGGTAAAGATTTTAAAACAAGGTGGAAATGCAATAGATGCTGCAGTTGCCGTACAATTTGCCCTTGCAGTAGTTTATCCAAATGCCGGAAATATTGGCGGCGGTGGCTTTATGCTCTACCGCGATCATCGGGGTAATTTAGATGCCTTAGATTTTCGTGAGAAAGCTCCTCTAAAAGCATCCCGGGATATGTACCTCGATGCCAAAGGCAATGTTATTCCGGAGTTGAGCCTTTATAGTCAATTGGCCTCTGGTATCCCTGGATCTGTTGCTGGTATGTGGGAAGCCCACAGAAAGTACGGCAAATTGCAATGGAAAGATCTCCTACTCCCAGCAATACAGCTAGCGAAAACAGGTTTTAAAATCAGTCAACGACAAGCCAATGAGTTTGAAAGCCATAAAGAGCGTTTTGTCAAACTGAATCCCGCTGGTGCTGCAATTATCAAAACCACAGTTTGGCGAGCAGGTGACCTATTTAGTCAGGAGGAACTTGCAAAAACACTGGAAAGAATCGCAATCGAAGGCCGAGACGGTTTCTATAAAGGTAAAACGGCCGACTTCATTGTTGCCGAAATGGGTAAAGGGAAAGGTATTATTAATCATCAAGATCTACTGGATTATCAGGCACTTTGGCGTACCCCAATTTCCACAAATTATAGGGGCCACAGAGTGATTTCCATGCCGCCGCCTTCGAGTGGGGGAACATCTCTTTTGGCCCTGCTCAAATCAGTCGAACAGTTCCCACTTCAGCGCTGGGGCTTTCAAACCGATTCAACCATTCGTGTCATAGTCGAAGCTGAACGCTATGTATATGCCAATCGGGCTAAGTATTTGGGCGATCCTGATTTCATTAAGGTACCCATCCAACAGCTTATTGACTCTGCCTCAAATGCGCATAAACTCCATTCATTCAATTTCCATAAAGCGACATCAAGCAAAGATGTCAATGCAGATGTCATTCCTGGCTATGAAAGTGAACAAACGACGCATTTCAATATCGTAGACGAGCAAGGGAATGCAGTATCCATTACAACAACACTTAATGATTCTTATGGCTCAGGAGTATTTGTGGAGGGCGCAGGTTTTCTCCTAAACAATGAAATGGACGATTTCTCCGTAAAGACCGGTGTCCCAAACATGTATGGGCTTACTGGGGAAAAAGCGAACGAGATTCAGCCTGGCAAAAGGATGCTCAGCTCAATGACACCCACTATTGTAGAAAAAGATGGCAAACTATTTATGGTTGTAGGAACCCCTGGAGGATCAACTATCATTACCTCTGTTTTTCAGACCATCCTCAACGTTATTGACTTCCGACAAAATGCCCAATCAGCTGTAAGCCTGCCAAGATTTCATCATCAATGGCTTCCTGATCGTATTGACGTCGAAAATAACGCAATCGATGTCAATCTACGTGATCAATTGACAAAAGATGGCTATACGATAAATCCGAGAGGGACAATCGGTCGTGTGGAGAATATACTTGTATTACCAAATGGTAAATTACAGACCGGAGCCGACCCGCGTGGAGACGATACGGCAAAAGGCTATTAA
- a CDS encoding TonB-dependent receptor: MIKFLICSSLATISMQVAIAQQNLTIKTVDKSSQNPLQNVSVSIDGQASFHGQSDNHGIIKLHHLNTGQHRIQISSVGYKTWIRNVNIKDNMELLVELEPITIQMEEVLVQSTRAKRNAPTTFKNISKEEITKNNLGQDIPFLLNQTPSVQVNSDAGAGIGYTGMTIRGSDNQRINVTLNGIPLNDAESMGSFFVNLPDFASSTESIQVQRGIGTSTNGAGSFGASLNIQSNTLAENPYAELNNSFGSYNTWKNTVKVGTGLINDKFAFNARLSRISSDGYIERGSSDLQSFYVDGGYYGKKHILKGIVFWGKEKTYQAWNGVPEPLITGDRSRMDDYADNALEIAGAEKDRFMNAGRNYNLYTYKNQTDNYTQKHHQLHYTNILSDKLTLNTALHYTRGYGYYEEMRPGDKLSKYGLPDVIMGKDTIQKTDLVRRRWLDNYFYGLTYSLNYKPNDQLEITWGGAYNQYRGKHYGQVIWARYASTGFLDDKYYFGKSQKNDFSNFLKIDYKLDQWILMADVQYRNVDYHMYGDDDKVKNYNYHPKFNFLNPKAGATYLLNDYSNVYASYAFAQKEPVRKDFIEKNSNLPDPTPEKMQDIEFGYRFANEKLNIGLNGYGMFYKNQLIPTGEISDTGSPIRQNVNNSYRIGIEFDGSWNINKQLNWKATASFSQNKIKNFEEVVKDIYGVAPDMKIFYAKTDIALSPGTILSSNFSYSPITPLTFSLLSKYVARQYLDNSSTKERSISAYFVNNLLANYSLTALGFKNISATLQVNNILNEKYEANGYTFGGMEGDSRKYYNFYFPQAPTNFLLGLNFKF, encoded by the coding sequence ATGATCAAATTTTTGATTTGTAGCTCGTTAGCTACTATTTCGATGCAAGTTGCCATTGCGCAGCAAAATCTGACAATTAAAACTGTAGATAAAAGTAGCCAAAATCCTTTACAAAACGTTTCCGTATCCATCGATGGCCAAGCTTCTTTCCATGGTCAGTCAGACAACCATGGAATCATTAAGCTCCATCATCTCAACACTGGGCAACATCGTATTCAGATCTCCTCTGTTGGATATAAAACATGGATCCGCAATGTAAACATAAAAGATAATATGGAACTACTGGTCGAATTAGAACCAATTACCATACAAATGGAAGAGGTGCTCGTCCAATCTACCCGCGCTAAAAGAAATGCGCCTACAACCTTCAAAAACATCTCAAAAGAGGAAATTACAAAAAACAACCTCGGACAGGATATCCCTTTTCTGCTTAACCAAACACCGTCGGTACAGGTAAATTCAGATGCCGGAGCCGGCATCGGTTATACAGGGATGACCATCCGCGGATCAGATAATCAACGAATCAATGTAACGTTAAATGGCATTCCGCTAAATGATGCGGAGAGCATGGGCTCATTTTTTGTCAATCTTCCTGACTTTGCTTCTTCCACTGAGAGCATCCAAGTTCAACGAGGAATTGGTACCTCAACAAACGGGGCCGGATCATTTGGAGCTTCATTAAATATTCAATCCAATACACTGGCTGAAAATCCCTATGCAGAACTTAACAACTCGTTCGGTTCGTATAACACTTGGAAAAATACCGTGAAGGTGGGCACCGGACTAATCAATGACAAATTTGCATTCAATGCCAGGTTATCCAGAATTAGTAGCGATGGCTATATTGAAAGGGGGAGTTCAGACCTACAATCTTTCTATGTAGATGGTGGTTATTATGGTAAAAAGCACATCCTAAAAGGAATTGTATTCTGGGGAAAAGAAAAAACATATCAGGCATGGAATGGCGTTCCCGAACCGTTAATTACTGGAGATCGGTCGCGTATGGATGACTATGCCGATAATGCGCTCGAAATAGCAGGAGCTGAAAAGGATCGGTTTATGAATGCCGGTCGAAACTATAACCTGTACACCTATAAAAACCAAACTGATAATTATACGCAAAAACATCATCAGCTTCATTATACCAATATCCTGAGCGACAAGTTAACACTCAATACCGCCCTCCATTATACCAGAGGTTATGGCTACTATGAAGAAATGAGACCTGGTGATAAATTGAGTAAATATGGCCTGCCCGATGTGATTATGGGAAAAGACACCATACAGAAAACAGATCTAGTGCGCAGAAGATGGTTGGATAACTATTTTTATGGCTTGACCTACTCCCTCAATTATAAACCCAACGATCAGCTGGAGATTACCTGGGGGGGAGCCTACAATCAATACAGAGGGAAACATTATGGTCAAGTCATATGGGCACGATATGCCTCAACAGGATTTCTGGATGACAAATACTACTTCGGAAAATCACAAAAAAATGATTTTAGTAATTTCTTAAAGATCGATTACAAATTGGACCAGTGGATTCTAATGGCCGATGTCCAATATAGAAATGTCGACTATCACATGTATGGCGATGACGATAAAGTCAAAAACTATAACTATCATCCAAAATTCAATTTTTTAAACCCAAAAGCAGGCGCAACTTATCTCTTAAATGATTATTCAAATGTGTATGCTTCCTATGCTTTTGCGCAGAAAGAGCCTGTTCGGAAAGATTTTATTGAAAAAAACAGCAATTTACCTGATCCAACACCGGAGAAAATGCAGGATATAGAATTTGGTTACCGATTTGCAAACGAAAAACTTAACATTGGGTTGAATGGATATGGCATGTTTTACAAAAATCAGCTGATTCCAACTGGCGAAATCAGTGATACAGGTTCTCCGATTCGCCAAAATGTCAACAATAGCTATCGGATCGGCATCGAGTTTGATGGCTCATGGAACATCAATAAGCAGCTTAATTGGAAAGCAACTGCGAGTTTTAGCCAAAATAAAATCAAAAACTTTGAAGAGGTTGTAAAAGATATATATGGAGTCGCCCCTGATATGAAAATCTTTTACGCAAAGACGGACATCGCATTGTCTCCAGGAACTATTTTATCAAGTAATTTCTCTTATAGCCCTATAACACCACTTACATTTTCACTTTTATCCAAATATGTGGCTAGACAATACCTGGATAATTCATCTACAAAAGAAAGAAGTATTTCCGCTTATTTTGTCAACAATCTTTTGGCAAACTATAGCTTGACAGCATTGGGCTTTAAAAACATCAGTGCAACATTACAGGTCAACAACATATTGAACGAGAAGTATGAGGCCAATGGCTACACTTTTGGCGGGATGGAAGGTGATAGCCGAAAGTACTATAATTTTTATTTCCCACAAGCACCAACGAATTTCCTATTGGGCCTTAACTTCAAATTTTAG
- the dusB gene encoding tRNA dihydrouridine synthase DusB: MSVKIGENIDLGEFPLLLAPMEDVSDPPFRYVCKQNGVDLMYTEFISSEGLIRDAAKSVQKLDIFEYERPIGIQIFGGDIESMRQSAEICAKAGPNLIDINYGCPVKKVVCKGAGSSLLQDIDKMVAMTKAVVEATDLPVTVKTRLGWDDNTKNVYEVAERLQDVGIKALAIHGRTRAQLYKGQADWSMIRDIKRNPRIKIPIFGNGDVDSVEKAAAWRQEFEVDGIMIGRAAIGYPWIFREIKHFFNTGERLEGPTIAERVEVCRTHLIKSIEWKGDKLGIFEMRRHYANYFKGIPNFKEYRMKLVSLQSQAEILEVLHEIENSFIPEGV; the protein is encoded by the coding sequence ATGTCGGTCAAGATTGGTGAAAATATTGATTTGGGAGAATTCCCGTTGCTATTAGCTCCTATGGAGGATGTAAGTGATCCTCCGTTTCGTTACGTATGCAAACAAAATGGTGTTGATTTAATGTATACTGAATTTATTTCTTCCGAAGGACTAATCCGTGATGCTGCCAAATCTGTTCAAAAGCTAGATATTTTTGAATATGAACGACCGATTGGTATCCAGATCTTCGGCGGTGATATCGAAAGTATGCGTCAATCGGCTGAAATCTGCGCAAAAGCAGGGCCTAATTTAATTGACATCAATTATGGTTGTCCTGTTAAAAAAGTGGTCTGTAAAGGTGCTGGCTCATCCCTCTTACAGGATATTGATAAAATGGTTGCCATGACCAAAGCTGTTGTTGAAGCTACTGATTTACCGGTAACGGTGAAAACACGCCTTGGATGGGATGACAACACAAAAAATGTGTATGAGGTAGCTGAAAGATTACAAGATGTAGGCATCAAAGCACTGGCTATTCATGGACGTACGCGTGCACAATTGTACAAAGGACAAGCAGACTGGTCCATGATTCGCGATATCAAACGCAATCCGCGGATCAAGATCCCAATTTTTGGTAATGGCGATGTTGATTCTGTCGAAAAAGCTGCGGCTTGGCGCCAGGAGTTTGAGGTGGACGGCATCATGATTGGGCGCGCTGCCATTGGCTATCCTTGGATTTTTAGAGAAATTAAGCATTTTTTCAATACAGGTGAGCGTTTAGAAGGACCTACTATTGCCGAACGTGTCGAAGTCTGCAGAACCCATTTGATCAAATCCATCGAATGGAAAGGTGATAAGCTAGGCATTTTTGAAATGCGTAGACATTATGCTAATTACTTCAAAGGAATTCCTAATTTTAAAGAGTATCGAATGAAATTAGTCAGTTTGCAGAGCCAGGCTGAAATTTTAGAGGTACTGCATGAGATTGAAAATTCCTTCATTCCCGAAGGAGTCTAA